The following proteins are encoded in a genomic region of Xenopus laevis strain J_2021 chromosome 3L, Xenopus_laevis_v10.1, whole genome shotgun sequence:
- the rnasek.L gene encoding ribonuclease kappa-B: MVSLLCCGPKLAACGIVLSVWGVIMLVLLGVFFNVHSAVLIEDVPFTEADMFEDPNPPAKMYRLYEQVSYNCFIAAAIYIVLGGFSFCQVRLNKRKEYMVR, translated from the exons ATGGTGTCGCTGCTGTGCTGTGGGCCCAAACTGGCCGCCTGTGGGATTGTGCTGAGCGTGTGGGGAGTCATCATGTTG GTCCTGCTGGGGGTGTTCTTTAACGTCCATTCGGCGGTTCTGATCGAGGACGTGCCCTTCACTGAAGCAGATATGTTTGAAGA CCCCAACCCTCCGGCCAAGATGTACCGCCTGTATGAGCAGGTCTCCTATAACTGCTTCATCGCAGCCGCCATCTACATTGTCCTGGGGGGCTTCTCCTTCTGTCAAGTGAGACTGAATAAGAGGAAAGAATACATGGTGCGctga